A genomic window from Microbacterium sp. H1-D42 includes:
- a CDS encoding tRNA (adenine-N1)-methyltransferase: MTATRPSGPFREGDRVQLTGPKARMHTITLRSDGELHTHHGVLFHRDLIGQPDGSVVTNSSGHDYLALRPLLRDFALSMPRGAAIVYPKDSAQIVMHADIFPGAVVVEAGVGSGALSLALLRAIGPDGALTSFERREDFAEVAKANVETFFGEIPDTWDVVVGDLAEELAVQFEPATVDRVVLDMLAPWECMDAVAEALTPGGVVICYIATATQLSRVAEYIRGTGLFTEPDASETMVRGWHVEGLSVRPDHRMVAHTGFLLTARRLAPGAVPPEVKRRASKSSYGDEDVELWTPGAVGDRQITDKNLRKRVREAQKAAAGARTAAESREAPSSSE, encoded by the coding sequence ATGACCGCGACGCGACCCAGCGGCCCGTTCCGCGAGGGCGACCGGGTGCAACTGACCGGGCCCAAGGCGCGGATGCACACGATCACGCTCCGCTCCGACGGCGAACTGCATACGCACCACGGCGTGCTGTTCCACCGCGACCTGATCGGTCAGCCGGACGGCTCGGTCGTCACCAACAGCTCCGGCCACGACTACCTGGCGCTGCGCCCGCTGCTGCGCGACTTCGCACTGTCGATGCCGCGGGGAGCGGCGATCGTGTACCCGAAGGACTCGGCGCAGATCGTCATGCATGCAGACATCTTCCCCGGTGCCGTGGTCGTAGAGGCCGGCGTCGGGTCCGGCGCACTGTCGCTCGCCCTGCTGCGTGCGATCGGACCGGACGGCGCCCTGACCTCGTTCGAGCGCCGCGAGGACTTCGCCGAGGTCGCGAAGGCGAACGTCGAGACCTTCTTCGGCGAGATCCCCGACACCTGGGACGTGGTCGTCGGCGACCTCGCCGAGGAGCTCGCGGTGCAGTTCGAGCCCGCGACGGTCGATCGCGTCGTGCTCGACATGCTCGCCCCGTGGGAGTGCATGGATGCTGTCGCCGAGGCGCTCACGCCCGGCGGCGTCGTCATCTGCTACATCGCCACAGCGACGCAGCTCTCGCGCGTTGCGGAGTACATCCGCGGCACCGGACTGTTCACCGAGCCGGATGCATCCGAGACCATGGTGCGCGGCTGGCATGTCGAGGGCCTGTCGGTGCGGCCTGATCACCGCATGGTCGCACACACCGGGTTCCTGCTGACCGCTCGTCGGCTCGCGCCTGGCGCGGTGCCGCCCGAGGTCAAGCGCCGGGCATCCAAATCGAGCTACGGCGATGAGGACGTCGAGCTGTGGACGCCAGGGGCCGTCGGCGATCGCCAGATCACCGACAAGAACCTGCGCAAGCGCGTTCGTGAGGCGCAGAAAGCGGCTGCGGGCGCGCGCACCGCCGCCGAGTCGCGCGAGGCACCCTCCTCTTCGGAATAG
- a CDS encoding HAD family phosphatase, translating to MDGTLVDTEPYWIAIETELVESYGGTWTHEDALQLVGNALIDSANTLRRAGVDMEPDAIVQLLTDRVADRLRTEGVPFRPGARELLADLRAQGIPTALVTMSLRRMALSVVDLIDFPAFDVIVAGDDVENPKPHPDPYLRAADLLGIDIADAVVIEDSPTGLASGLASGATTLGVAHIVSLDDLGAHELWPTLDGRTAADLVDLRDRFATEATR from the coding sequence ATGGATGGCACCCTTGTCGACACCGAGCCGTACTGGATCGCCATCGAAACGGAACTCGTCGAGTCGTACGGCGGCACGTGGACGCACGAGGACGCCCTGCAACTCGTCGGCAACGCCCTGATCGACAGTGCCAACACCCTGCGCCGTGCCGGTGTGGACATGGAGCCGGATGCCATCGTGCAGCTGCTGACCGATCGGGTCGCCGATCGCCTGCGCACCGAGGGCGTGCCGTTCCGCCCCGGCGCCCGCGAGCTGCTCGCCGACCTTCGCGCCCAGGGCATCCCCACCGCATTGGTGACCATGTCGCTGCGGCGGATGGCGCTGAGCGTCGTCGATCTGATCGACTTCCCCGCGTTCGACGTCATCGTCGCCGGCGACGACGTCGAGAACCCCAAACCCCACCCTGACCCGTACCTGCGCGCCGCAGATCTGCTCGGCATCGACATCGCCGACGCGGTCGTCATCGAGGACTCGCCCACCGGCCTGGCCTCTGGACTGGCATCCGGCGCCACCACGCTCGGCGTTGCGCACATCGTCTCTCTCGACGATCTCGGCGCACACGAGCTCTGGCCGACGCTCGACGGCCGCACGGCAGCCGACCTCGTCGACCTGCGCGACCGTTTCGCGACGGAGGCGACCCGATGA
- a CDS encoding PAC2 family protein, protein MDVLGSRIIIAAFDGWNDAGEAASGAIAALRESTEYERVHSADPELYFDYQYTRPSTRMDASGRRELNWPEAALWRPTTPSDGPELWLLTGSEPARAWQAFVSEFIDVALRDDVTGLVTLGAMLSDVPHTRPISVFASSQDDRVRDAHGLDKSSYEGPVGILSVFEHFAAAADIPAASLWASVPHYVASAAPSPKATLALLDRLEELTGVGSPREHLRTEAAAWEASIDAAAAEDDDMAEYIHQLEQTRDTWDSPDASGDAIAQAFERYLRRRGEGPDKR, encoded by the coding sequence ATGGACGTCCTCGGCTCTCGCATCATCATCGCCGCGTTCGACGGCTGGAACGACGCGGGTGAGGCTGCCAGTGGCGCAATCGCCGCACTGCGCGAGTCCACCGAGTACGAGCGGGTGCACTCGGCCGACCCCGAGCTGTATTTCGACTATCAGTACACGCGCCCCTCGACGCGGATGGATGCCAGTGGGCGTCGCGAGCTGAACTGGCCGGAAGCTGCACTCTGGCGTCCGACGACTCCGAGCGATGGCCCTGAGCTCTGGCTGCTCACCGGATCAGAGCCGGCAAGGGCGTGGCAGGCGTTCGTCAGTGAGTTCATCGACGTCGCGCTGCGCGACGACGTGACGGGTCTCGTCACGCTCGGCGCCATGCTCTCAGACGTGCCCCACACCCGGCCGATCTCGGTGTTCGCGTCCAGCCAGGACGACCGCGTGCGCGACGCGCATGGTCTGGACAAGTCGAGCTACGAGGGGCCGGTCGGCATCCTCAGTGTGTTCGAGCACTTCGCCGCCGCAGCAGACATCCCTGCCGCGAGCCTGTGGGCCAGTGTTCCGCACTACGTCGCTTCGGCCGCCCCGTCACCCAAGGCGACGCTGGCGCTGCTGGACCGCCTGGAAGAGCTGACCGGTGTGGGGTCGCCCCGCGAGCACCTGCGCACTGAGGCGGCCGCGTGGGAGGCGTCCATCGATGCCGCGGCCGCCGAGGACGACGACATGGCCGAGTACATCCATCAGCTCGAGCAGACCCGCGACACGTGGGATTCGCCGGACGCCTCTGGGGATGCCATCGCGCAGGCCTTCGAGCGGTATCTGCGTCGCCGCGGCGAGGGGCCGGACAAGCGCTGA
- a CDS encoding undecaprenyl-diphosphate phosphatase: protein MNLLEALILGIVQGLTEFLPISSSAHLRIVGTFLPSGEDPGAAFTAITQIGTEAAVVVFFWRDIVRIIGQWFRSLAGRVPRNDPDARMGWLIIIGSIPIVVLGLLFQDQIETVLRSLWIAAIMLIAFGVLLGIADYVGAKKRKLDQLTYPHGVAFGFAQALALVPGVSRSGGTITMGLFLGYERAAAARYAFLLAIPAVFGSGFYQLFKHWDDPNQHFGLGETFAATGIAFVVALGVIAFFMSWISKRSFLPFVIYRVLLGIALIVLLSMGVIPAL, encoded by the coding sequence ATGAACCTGCTTGAAGCGCTCATTCTCGGTATCGTGCAGGGACTCACCGAGTTCCTGCCCATCTCGTCCAGCGCGCACCTGCGCATCGTGGGCACGTTCCTGCCCTCCGGCGAGGATCCGGGCGCCGCGTTCACCGCCATCACGCAGATCGGCACCGAGGCCGCCGTGGTGGTCTTCTTCTGGCGCGACATCGTGCGCATCATCGGGCAGTGGTTCCGGTCGCTCGCCGGGCGAGTTCCCCGCAACGATCCTGATGCCAGGATGGGCTGGCTGATCATCATCGGCAGCATCCCGATCGTCGTGCTCGGCCTGCTCTTCCAGGATCAGATCGAGACCGTGCTGCGCTCCCTCTGGATCGCCGCGATCATGCTCATCGCCTTCGGCGTGCTGCTCGGCATCGCAGACTACGTCGGCGCCAAGAAGCGCAAGCTCGACCAGCTGACCTACCCGCACGGCGTCGCCTTCGGGTTCGCGCAGGCACTCGCCCTCGTCCCCGGCGTCTCCCGCTCCGGCGGCACCATCACGATGGGGCTGTTCCTCGGATACGAGCGCGCGGCCGCCGCTCGCTACGCGTTCCTGCTCGCCATTCCGGCCGTGTTCGGCAGCGGCTTCTACCAGCTGTTCAAGCACTGGGACGACCCGAACCAGCACTTCGGGCTGGGGGAGACGTTCGCTGCCACCGGCATCGCCTTCGTCGTCGCACTCGGCGTGATCGCGTTCTTCATGAGCTGGATCTCGAAGCGCAGCTTCCTGCCGTTCGTGATCTACCGCGTGCTGCTGGGCATCGCCCTCATCGTGCTGCTGTCGATGGGTGTCATCCCGGCGCTCTGA
- a CDS encoding M20/M25/M40 family metallo-hydrolase yields the protein MSESSLPEVAQIARDLIRIDTSNFGGGKASGEREAAEYVGAYLKSLGLEPEYYEPIPRRTNVMARVPGRNPDRPALVVHGHLDVVPAMAEDWSVDPFEGVIRDGMLWGRGAVDMKNMDAMILTAVADLLRAGEQPDRDLILVFFADEENGGVEGSALVVRDKPEWFAGATEAISEVGGYSITVDDHRAYLLQVGEKALMWLRLVAKGRAGHGSRYHEDNAVTRLSEAVAAIGRTRWPIRLTATTQALLQGLSDLSGRPVDDPDALAAAAGPAEAFLRSTFRTTANPTALTAGYKHNVIPETAEALIDVRVIPGTEDDVLAELQRIVGDDIEIQTVVRDIGMETPFEGDLVDHMVAALRRHDPGVPVIPYLLGAGTDNKALAAIGITGYGFAPLQLPADLDFTGMFHGVDERVPVESLVFGQRVLADLLRVC from the coding sequence ATGTCCGAGTCGTCCCTTCCCGAGGTCGCGCAGATCGCGCGCGACCTGATCCGCATCGACACCTCCAACTTCGGGGGAGGGAAGGCCAGCGGCGAGCGCGAGGCCGCTGAGTATGTCGGCGCGTACCTGAAGAGCCTCGGGCTCGAACCCGAGTACTACGAGCCGATCCCGCGCCGCACCAATGTCATGGCGCGGGTACCAGGCCGCAATCCCGATCGGCCGGCGCTGGTCGTGCACGGCCACCTCGACGTCGTCCCGGCCATGGCCGAGGACTGGAGCGTCGATCCGTTCGAGGGCGTCATCCGAGATGGGATGCTGTGGGGCCGCGGTGCGGTCGACATGAAGAACATGGATGCCATGATCCTCACCGCCGTCGCGGACCTGCTGCGGGCGGGGGAGCAGCCCGATCGCGACCTGATTCTGGTCTTCTTCGCCGATGAGGAGAACGGCGGGGTCGAGGGCTCTGCACTCGTCGTGCGGGACAAGCCCGAGTGGTTCGCCGGCGCGACCGAGGCGATCAGCGAGGTCGGCGGCTACTCGATCACTGTCGACGATCACCGCGCCTACCTTCTGCAGGTCGGCGAGAAGGCGCTGATGTGGCTGCGCCTGGTCGCCAAGGGCCGAGCGGGTCATGGCAGCCGGTACCACGAGGACAACGCCGTCACGCGGCTCTCCGAGGCCGTCGCTGCCATCGGCCGCACCCGCTGGCCGATCCGACTCACCGCGACCACCCAGGCGCTGCTGCAGGGGCTCAGCGACCTCAGCGGGCGTCCCGTCGACGATCCTGATGCGCTGGCCGCTGCGGCGGGACCAGCCGAGGCGTTCCTGCGGTCGACGTTCCGCACCACGGCCAACCCGACGGCGCTGACCGCCGGGTACAAGCACAACGTCATCCCCGAGACGGCTGAGGCGCTCATCGACGTGCGCGTGATCCCCGGGACCGAGGACGACGTGCTCGCCGAGCTGCAGCGCATCGTCGGCGACGACATCGAGATCCAGACTGTCGTGCGCGACATCGGCATGGAGACGCCGTTCGAGGGTGACCTCGTCGACCACATGGTCGCCGCCCTCCGCCGCCACGACCCCGGCGTGCCGGTGATCCCGTACCTGCTCGGTGCCGGAACGGACAACAAGGCTCTCGCAGCCATCGGAATCACCGGCTACGGGTTCGCCCCGCTGCAGCTGCCGGCCGACCTCGACTTCACCGGGATGTTTCACGGCGTCGACGAGCGCGTACCCGTAGAATCGCTTGTCTTCGGTCAGCGTGTGCTGGCCGATCTGCTGCGCGTCTGCTGA
- a CDS encoding VIT1/CCC1 family protein yields MTAPAQPTAADRKQWARYLVEERAEGAVYARLAARKKGEERDILLSLADAERRHEQHWLDLLGTEPARLPRAGLRSRMLGWMAGRFGSIFVLALAQSAEARSPYDSEKHATPAMRADEKVHYEVVRGLAARGRRRLSGSFRAAVFGANDGLVSNLALVLGIGATGVSGSFVLFSGVAGLLAGALSMGAGEFVSVRSQRELLAATEANDDADAAAGDLDIDANELALVYRARGVGEEEALARAERVVTAARAGVRRTSTGPIGTHIGHDDHEIIGNDWTAAISSFLLFASGAIVPVLPWIFGLSGLSAILVALGLVGVALMATGAMVGILSGGPPLRRALRQLAIGFGAAAITYALGLVFGVGAV; encoded by the coding sequence ATGACCGCGCCCGCCCAACCCACTGCCGCCGACCGCAAGCAGTGGGCCCGCTACCTTGTCGAGGAACGCGCCGAAGGCGCCGTCTACGCGCGCCTCGCCGCACGCAAGAAGGGCGAGGAGCGCGACATCCTGCTCTCGCTCGCCGACGCCGAGCGTCGCCACGAGCAGCACTGGCTCGATCTGCTCGGCACGGAGCCGGCGCGGCTGCCGCGGGCAGGGCTCCGGTCTCGGATGCTGGGTTGGATGGCAGGCCGATTCGGGTCCATCTTCGTGCTCGCCCTCGCCCAGAGCGCGGAGGCGCGTTCGCCGTACGACTCCGAAAAGCATGCGACGCCGGCCATGCGAGCCGACGAGAAAGTGCACTATGAAGTCGTCCGCGGGCTGGCCGCGCGCGGACGCCGGCGCCTGTCCGGCTCGTTCCGCGCCGCGGTGTTCGGCGCCAACGACGGTCTCGTCTCCAACCTCGCCCTGGTGCTGGGCATCGGCGCGACCGGGGTCAGCGGATCCTTCGTGCTCTTCAGCGGCGTGGCCGGCCTGCTCGCCGGCGCGCTCTCGATGGGCGCGGGGGAGTTCGTGTCGGTTCGGTCCCAGCGCGAGCTGCTTGCTGCCACCGAGGCCAACGACGATGCGGATGCTGCCGCCGGCGATCTGGACATCGACGCCAACGAGCTGGCGCTCGTGTACCGCGCACGCGGCGTGGGGGAGGAAGAGGCGCTGGCCCGAGCGGAGCGCGTCGTGACCGCGGCGCGCGCCGGAGTGCGGCGCACCAGCACCGGACCGATCGGCACGCACATCGGGCACGACGACCACGAGATCATCGGCAATGACTGGACGGCCGCGATCTCGAGCTTCCTGCTGTTCGCTTCTGGTGCGATCGTGCCGGTGCTGCCCTGGATCTTCGGGCTCAGCGGGCTCTCCGCGATCCTGGTCGCGCTGGGTCTCGTCGGCGTCGCGCTGATGGCGACGGGGGCGATGGTCGGGATCCTCTCCGGCGGTCCGCCGCTGCGGCGTGCTCTGCGTCAGCTGGCGATCGGCTTCGGCGCCGCGGCGATCACGTACGCACTGGGTCTCGTGTTCGGAGTCGGCGCGGTCTGA
- a CDS encoding DEAD/DEAH box helicase translates to MLSPSFPQRAPWGTADKLRAWQREALDRYFSADQRDFLVAATPGAGKTTFALTLAVELLRMGEVNRIIVVAPTEHLKTQWADAAARVSIRLDPRFRNSHWAPARHYHGVVVTYAQVAARSSVHRHLTEDAKTLVILDEVHHGGDALSWGDAIRDAYAPARRRLLLSGTPFRSDTAPIPFVEYLPDESGARISSTDYSYGYGRALEDGVVRPVLFHMYSGKMRWRTSAGDELEAHLGQDNTKDVNSQAWRTALDPEGEWMPAVLSAADRRLTEIRHHVPDAGGLVLATDQTVARAYAKILHSITGEQATIVLSDDATASERIDQFSGNTRRWMVAVRMVSEGVDVPRLAVGVYATSSSTPLFFAQAIGRFVRARRRGEAASVFLPNVPVLMTLANEMEKQRDHALDRQTKDDEGLEDSLLESANREDDASDALTQEFSYQAISSLAHFDRVVFDGKEFGQLAEPGTPEEEEFIGFPGLLEPEHVHELLMQRQTRQGRLREAREAVAPPEATTTLPAPLHRTLREQRQLLNSLVGLYARQSGEPHGSVHAELRRVCGGPSVAQATVTQLQSRIDVLRKRVRS, encoded by the coding sequence ATGCTCTCTCCGTCCTTTCCCCAGCGCGCTCCTTGGGGAACCGCAGACAAGCTGAGGGCATGGCAGCGTGAGGCGCTGGATCGCTATTTCAGCGCTGACCAGCGGGACTTCCTCGTGGCGGCGACACCGGGCGCAGGCAAGACGACCTTCGCGCTCACGCTCGCCGTCGAGCTTCTGCGCATGGGCGAGGTCAATCGGATCATCGTGGTCGCCCCCACCGAGCATCTGAAGACGCAGTGGGCAGACGCGGCGGCACGCGTCAGCATCCGACTCGATCCCCGCTTCAGGAACAGCCATTGGGCACCCGCGCGGCACTACCACGGCGTGGTCGTGACCTACGCGCAGGTCGCCGCGCGCTCGTCTGTGCACCGGCATCTGACGGAGGACGCCAAGACGCTGGTGATCCTCGACGAGGTGCACCACGGCGGCGACGCGCTGAGCTGGGGTGATGCGATCCGCGACGCCTACGCACCGGCCAGGCGGCGGCTGCTGCTCTCCGGCACGCCATTCCGCAGCGACACCGCGCCGATCCCGTTCGTGGAGTATCTGCCCGACGAATCCGGCGCGCGGATCTCGAGCACCGACTACTCGTACGGGTACGGACGTGCTCTCGAGGACGGCGTCGTGCGCCCGGTGCTGTTCCACATGTACTCGGGCAAGATGCGCTGGCGGACCAGCGCCGGTGATGAGCTCGAAGCGCACCTGGGCCAGGACAACACGAAGGACGTCAACTCGCAGGCGTGGCGCACGGCCCTCGACCCTGAGGGGGAGTGGATGCCGGCGGTCCTCTCCGCCGCCGACCGCCGACTCACCGAGATCCGCCACCACGTGCCGGATGCCGGGGGACTGGTGCTCGCCACCGACCAGACCGTCGCACGCGCCTACGCGAAGATCCTGCACAGCATCACCGGCGAACAGGCGACGATCGTGCTCTCCGACGACGCGACGGCCTCAGAGCGCATCGACCAGTTCAGCGGCAACACCAGGCGCTGGATGGTGGCCGTGCGCATGGTGTCGGAAGGCGTGGACGTGCCGCGACTCGCCGTCGGCGTCTACGCCACCTCGTCGTCCACGCCGCTGTTCTTCGCGCAGGCCATCGGCCGCTTCGTGCGCGCCAGGCGCCGGGGTGAGGCGGCGAGCGTCTTCCTGCCGAATGTGCCTGTGCTGATGACGCTCGCGAACGAGATGGAGAAGCAGCGCGATCACGCGCTGGATCGGCAGACCAAGGATGACGAGGGCCTCGAGGACTCGCTGCTGGAGAGCGCGAACCGCGAAGATGACGCATCGGATGCCCTCACCCAGGAGTTCAGTTACCAGGCGATCTCGTCGCTCGCACACTTCGACCGCGTCGTCTTCGACGGCAAGGAGTTCGGGCAGCTCGCCGAACCCGGCACTCCCGAAGAAGAGGAGTTCATCGGATTCCCTGGGCTGCTCGAACCCGAGCACGTGCACGAGCTGCTCATGCAACGGCAGACGCGCCAAGGGCGGCTGCGCGAGGCCCGAGAGGCCGTTGCACCGCCGGAGGCGACGACCACCCTGCCCGCTCCGCTGCATCGCACGCTGCGCGAGCAGCGTCAGCTGCTGAACAGCCTGGTCGGGTTGTACGCCCGCCAGAGCGGTGAACCGCACGGCTCGGTGCACGCCGAGCTGCGCCGGGTGTGCGGGGGGCCATCGGTGGCACAGGCTACGGTGACGCAGCTGCAGTCCCGCATCGACGTGCTGCGCAAGCGCGTCCGCTCCTGA
- a CDS encoding SGNH/GDSL hydrolase family protein has translation MTDQESSRTPYIGNDGPQPWRRFVAVGDSFTEGIGDPDPTLPGSHRGWADRVAEVLARDVDDFAYANLAVRGKLIGQIAAEQIQPAVDLKPDLISICAGGNDVIRPGTDPDAIAVQLEDAVTRLSSTGAAVVLFTGIDTGFTPVFRAFRGKVAIYNENVRTIADRHDCIVADQWALKTIQDTRFFADDRLHLNPLGHHEVARMVLRSLNVQNDLQAMQPEPLPVRTWREARAEDIGWAREHLVPWVLRRLRHQSSGDHIGAKRPDAVPVIVLEDDA, from the coding sequence ATGACCGATCAGGAATCGTCACGCACCCCGTACATCGGCAACGACGGCCCCCAGCCGTGGCGCCGATTCGTCGCCGTCGGCGACTCGTTCACCGAAGGGATCGGCGACCCCGACCCGACACTGCCAGGCAGTCACCGCGGCTGGGCAGACCGCGTTGCAGAGGTGCTCGCACGGGACGTCGATGACTTCGCGTACGCGAATCTCGCGGTCAGGGGAAAGCTGATCGGGCAGATCGCGGCGGAGCAGATCCAGCCTGCCGTCGATCTGAAACCCGATCTGATCTCGATCTGCGCTGGTGGCAACGACGTCATCCGCCCCGGCACCGACCCGGACGCCATCGCCGTGCAGCTCGAGGATGCTGTCACGCGCCTCTCGTCCACGGGTGCCGCCGTCGTGCTGTTCACCGGCATCGACACCGGATTCACCCCCGTGTTCCGGGCGTTCCGCGGCAAGGTCGCGATCTACAACGAGAACGTCCGGACGATCGCCGACCGGCACGACTGCATCGTCGCCGATCAGTGGGCGCTCAAGACGATCCAGGACACCCGCTTCTTCGCCGATGACCGACTGCATCTGAATCCGCTCGGGCACCACGAGGTGGCGCGCATGGTGCTGCGTTCCCTGAACGTGCAGAACGATCTGCAGGCGATGCAGCCCGAACCGCTTCCGGTGCGCACGTGGCGTGAAGCGCGTGCAGAGGACATCGGCTGGGCACGGGAGCACCTCGTGCCGTGGGTGCTGCGGCGCCTGCGCCATCAGTCGTCCGGCGATCACATCGGCGCCAAGCGACCGGATGCCGTGCCGGTGATCGTCCTGGAGGACGACGCCTGA
- a CDS encoding RNA methyltransferase, with product MHLQSVSDARDPLLDDYRSLTDAALRRVQEPEGGLYIAESAKVIERALAAGHRPRSVLTQQKWVDAVAPLFGAHDVPVYVVSDAVAEQLTGFAVHRGVMAAMHRPEMPSLSDVVADARRVLVLEDIADPTNIGAAFRAAAGLGADAVLVTPRCGDPLYRRSVRVSMGTVFQVPWTRIGEWSAAGPQLHAHGFEIAALALSDDAVALDAYAASSPERVALVMGTEGEGLSRGALDAADRIVTIPMAGGVDSLNVASAAAVAVWALTR from the coding sequence ATGCACCTGCAGTCCGTCTCCGATGCGCGCGACCCCCTGCTCGATGACTATCGATCACTGACTGATGCCGCGCTGCGACGCGTGCAGGAGCCCGAGGGCGGGCTCTACATCGCCGAGTCGGCGAAGGTGATCGAGCGGGCGCTGGCGGCCGGACACCGGCCGCGGTCTGTGCTGACGCAGCAGAAGTGGGTGGATGCCGTCGCGCCGCTCTTCGGCGCGCATGACGTTCCCGTCTATGTGGTGTCCGATGCGGTGGCCGAGCAGCTGACCGGGTTTGCAGTGCACCGTGGGGTGATGGCCGCCATGCACAGGCCGGAGATGCCGTCGCTGTCTGACGTGGTGGCGGATGCGCGTCGGGTGCTCGTGCTGGAGGACATCGCCGATCCGACCAACATCGGTGCGGCGTTCCGTGCCGCGGCTGGGCTCGGCGCCGACGCCGTGCTGGTCACCCCACGGTGTGGTGATCCGCTGTACCGCCGCAGCGTGCGCGTGAGTATGGGGACGGTCTTCCAGGTGCCGTGGACGCGCATCGGCGAGTGGAGTGCGGCGGGTCCACAGCTTCATGCACACGGCTTCGAGATCGCGGCGCTGGCGCTGAGCGACGATGCCGTGGCGCTCGATGCCTACGCGGCATCGAGTCCGGAGCGGGTCGCGCTCGTGATGGGCACCGAAGGCGAGGGACTCTCGCGTGGCGCGCTCGACGCGGCTGACCGCATCGTCACGATCCCGATGGCAGGAGGAGTGGACTCACTGAACGTCGCCTCCGCCGCAGCGGTGGCCGTCTGGGCGCTGACGCGCTGA
- a CDS encoding Sir2 family NAD-dependent protein deacetylase encodes MPSIELSEHDPDALDRASELLSGRRTAVLTGAGISTDSGIPAYRGAGAPARVNPMTIQTYLGDEAARRRYWMGGHLGYRRFTSPDPNGGHLALAALEEHGDVTGVITQNVDGLHLRAGSKRVIELHGTMHRVHCLDCGQVFDRRAIAEQIDELNPWVTVPENIVLNPDGDVTPESSEGFVVPPCTVCGGMLKPEVVYFGEFVPVGRFRLSESLVHGSDALLVAGTSLTVNSGIRIIERARRRDMPLVIINREPTRADAWADEVIAGGTTAVLTALATRFGAL; translated from the coding sequence GTGCCGTCGATCGAACTCTCCGAACACGATCCCGACGCCCTCGACCGTGCCTCGGAGCTGCTCAGCGGGCGACGGACGGCTGTGCTCACCGGCGCCGGCATCTCCACCGACTCCGGCATCCCCGCCTATCGCGGCGCCGGCGCCCCCGCGCGGGTGAACCCGATGACGATCCAGACGTACCTCGGCGATGAGGCCGCACGACGTCGGTACTGGATGGGAGGGCACCTCGGCTACCGGCGATTCACCTCCCCGGACCCCAACGGCGGGCACCTCGCGCTCGCCGCGCTGGAAGAGCACGGGGATGTGACCGGCGTCATCACCCAGAACGTCGACGGCCTGCACCTGCGGGCCGGCAGCAAGCGGGTCATCGAACTGCACGGCACGATGCACCGCGTGCACTGCCTGGACTGCGGGCAGGTCTTCGATCGGCGCGCCATCGCCGAGCAGATCGATGAGCTCAACCCGTGGGTCACCGTGCCGGAGAACATCGTCCTCAACCCGGACGGCGATGTCACGCCTGAGAGCTCGGAGGGCTTCGTGGTCCCGCCGTGCACCGTCTGCGGCGGCATGCTCAAGCCCGAGGTCGTCTACTTCGGCGAGTTCGTGCCGGTGGGCAGGTTCCGACTCTCGGAGTCGCTGGTGCACGGCTCGGATGCGCTGCTGGTGGCGGGCACCTCGCTGACGGTGAACTCGGGCATCCGCATCATCGAGCGCGCCAGGCGCCGCGACATGCCTCTGGTGATCATCAATCGCGAGCCGACCCGCGCTGATGCCTGGGCAGACGAAGTGATCGCAGGCGGCACCACCGCGGTGCTCACAGCGCTCGCCACGCGGTTCGGCGCTCTCTGA
- a CDS encoding histidine phosphatase family protein: protein MTLLTLVRHGQTDWNLDRRIQGTTDIPLNDTGRADARYAAGRLSAGMHHSIYASPLLRAHETATIIAAELGLQPPTLVEDVREREFGDGEGMLVADYIANYGDWHAAVPGAESLDAVCVRAMGALHRIAREARRRSAPTAESVIVVTHGGVIRSLIDHVSGGTLPKVGSTLANGSVHRFEASPGSLRLLEEAVVL, encoded by the coding sequence GTGACCCTTCTGACTCTCGTGCGCCATGGCCAGACCGACTGGAATCTCGACCGGCGGATCCAGGGCACCACCGACATCCCGCTGAACGACACCGGACGCGCCGACGCCCGGTACGCCGCGGGACGTCTCTCGGCCGGCATGCACCACTCGATCTATGCGAGCCCGCTGCTGCGGGCGCACGAGACCGCGACGATCATCGCCGCAGAGCTCGGCCTGCAGCCGCCCACGCTCGTCGAGGACGTGCGCGAGCGCGAGTTCGGCGATGGCGAGGGGATGCTGGTCGCCGACTACATCGCGAACTACGGCGACTGGCATGCCGCGGTGCCTGGAGCCGAGTCGCTGGATGCGGTCTGCGTCCGCGCGATGGGTGCGCTGCACCGGATCGCCCGCGAGGCGCGGCGCCGCTCGGCGCCCACGGCCGAGTCCGTCATCGTCGTGACGCACGGTGGCGTCATCCGGTCGCTGATCGACCACGTCTCCGGTGGCACTCTGCCCAAGGTGGGCAGCACCCTCGCGAACGGGTCCGTGCACCGATTCGAGGCGTCACCGGGTTCGCTGCGGCTGCTCGAGGAGGCTGTCGTCCTCTGA